Proteins from a single region of Equus quagga isolate Etosha38 chromosome 18, UCLA_HA_Equagga_1.0, whole genome shotgun sequence:
- the RWDD3 gene encoding RWD domain-containing protein 3 isoform X2: MAERVREELAALAAIFCGPDEWEVLSHSETDGTVFRIRTKAEGLTDADVPLELVFHLPVSYPSCLPGVSVNCEHLTRAQCVTVKEKLLERAENLGSEPMVHELVLWIQQNLRHILNQPETGRGSETCALAASTAVDDGLWVTLLHLDHMRAKTKYVKTVEKWASDLRLTGRLMFMGKIILILLQGDRSNIKVPKGVPDSSENLQSRCGLKWKEMQREND; this comes from the exons ATGGCGGAGCGGGTGCGCGAGGAGCTCGCGGCCTTGGCTGCGATTTTCTGCGGGCCCGACGAGTGGGAGGTGCTGAGCCACTCAG AAACAGATGGGACCGTGTTCAGAATTCGCACAAAAGCCGAAGGACTTACGGATGCGGATGTACCCTTAGAGTTGGTGTTCCATTTACCGGTTAGCTACCCCTCGTGTCTGCCTGGTGTCTCGGTTAACTGTGAACACCTGACCCGGGCCCAGTGCGTGACTGTGAAAGAGAAGTTACTTGAGCGAGCAGAGAACCTTGGATCAGAACCTATGGTTCACGAGCTGGTTCTCTGGATTCAGCAGAATCTCAGGCACATCCTCAACcaaccagaaactggaagaggcagtGAGACGTGTGCTCTTGCAGCAAGCACGGCCGTGGATGATGGACTGTGGGTAACTCTTTTACATTTAGACCACATGAGAGCAAAGACTAAATACGTCAAAACTGTGGAGAAGTGGGCTTCCGACTTAAGACTGACGGGAAGACTGATGTTCATGGGTAAAATAATACTGATTTTACTACAAGGAGACAGAAGCAACATCAAGGTGCCAAAAG GAGTACCTGATTCTTCAGAAAACCTCCAAAGTCGATGTGGACTCAAGTGgaaagaaatgcagagagaaaatgaTTAG
- the RWDD3 gene encoding RWD domain-containing protein 3 isoform X1, translating to MAERVREELAALAAIFCGPDEWEVLSHSETDGTVFRIRTKAEGLTDADVPLELVFHLPVSYPSCLPGVSVNCEHLTRAQCVTVKEKLLERAENLGSEPMVHELVLWIQQNLRHILNQPETGRGSETCALAASTAVDDGLWVTLLHLDHMRAKTKYVKTVEKWASDLRLTGRLMFMGKIILILLQGDRSNIKEYLILQKTSKVDVDSSGKKCREKMISVLVETKVQTEHKRFLAFEVKEYSSLDELQKEFETAGLKKLFSEFVLGLVK from the exons ATGGCGGAGCGGGTGCGCGAGGAGCTCGCGGCCTTGGCTGCGATTTTCTGCGGGCCCGACGAGTGGGAGGTGCTGAGCCACTCAG AAACAGATGGGACCGTGTTCAGAATTCGCACAAAAGCCGAAGGACTTACGGATGCGGATGTACCCTTAGAGTTGGTGTTCCATTTACCGGTTAGCTACCCCTCGTGTCTGCCTGGTGTCTCGGTTAACTGTGAACACCTGACCCGGGCCCAGTGCGTGACTGTGAAAGAGAAGTTACTTGAGCGAGCAGAGAACCTTGGATCAGAACCTATGGTTCACGAGCTGGTTCTCTGGATTCAGCAGAATCTCAGGCACATCCTCAACcaaccagaaactggaagaggcagtGAGACGTGTGCTCTTGCAGCAAGCACGGCCGTGGATGATGGACTGTGGGTAACTCTTTTACATTTAGACCACATGAGAGCAAAGACTAAATACGTCAAAACTGTGGAGAAGTGGGCTTCCGACTTAAGACTGACGGGAAGACTGATGTTCATGGGTAAAATAATACTGATTTTACTACAAGGAGACAGAAGCAACATCAAG GAGTACCTGATTCTTCAGAAAACCTCCAAAGTCGATGTGGACTCAAGTGgaaagaaatgcagagagaaaatgaTTAGTGTACTCGTTGAAACAAAAGTACAGACAGAACACAAAAG GTTTCTGGCATTTGAAGTCAAAGAGTATTCATCGTTGGATGAGTTACAAAAGGAATTTGAAACTGCAGGACTTAAGAAGCTTTTCTCCGAATTTGTACTTGGGCTGGTAAAATGA